The region tctgattttgtttaaaatccACTGGCCCAGATCATTTGGCAAAAGCGTTGTAATGGTTTAGGCCAACTCCAGCGGCAACCAATCACGGCATTGCATCTGGCCTGTAAAAATCAGCTCATTGTAGGACAGCTCCAACAAATCATCCCTTTCATAACTTTTCTCTATGCATTCATAACCCATGTCATATCCGCTCACAGCACGAGACCTCTGCATTGTCTTTTCTTTCGGTCAAACATAGTATTTTAAGCAAAAGCTTTTAATAAAAGCAcgagaaacaacacagaaaaagttctcccctcttctttttcatttctatacatatacatattattGAGTCTAAAATCAGCCTGTTCTGGAGACTGCCAACTGAAGTGACAGGCATCGGCTCAAAGGATTTCATCTTATTAATGGATTCCAGGACATATGGAGGTGATTTAGAGGTGTCAGAGAGATATAAACGCGTCATCTTTGCAGGGTGAAATACAGCACTGCACATCTTTGATCTGATGAGGGTCATCTCCAGAGCCTGTCCATCAGACGCAGACCGGGCCAGGGAAGGGCCCGTCGAGAGGAAACGTGGATGATTTTAAGCGTGCagtcactggtgtgtgtttaaCGGGACTGCACGCTCCTGAGCCCACAGGGCCGGCGCGCACGATGCCTGGGCCCGGGACAAAATGATCTCAACGGGCCCCCACCCCAATGAGTTaggatcactctctctcctgagcCTCCCCCTGGGCTGGGCTTAGGGCAACTTCCCCGGCTGTACTACTGAGATGTTGGGCCTGCCTTTATGGACTCTGTCTCAGGGACATGGGCCGATGGTACACGGCAAGCTGATTAGAACCGGTTCTCTGGTCCAGTAACACCCCAGAATCTCACTGACATCTTACTGTGGCAATGAGAATGGATGAGAAACACTTTGCAAAGCTTGGAGAGTTGTTCACTGACACAACTGCGGTTTGGCTTTGGcagctgtctttcattttcatttcttttcttttctttttttctttaagcagGTGAAATTTTGGACAAAGTCCCATGCAGTGCATCCAAAGTTGACAAACCCCTCTAAACACAGGTCTGAGGGGGTTTGAAATCTCCACGGAAAGACAACCCTTAACAGacccttatgtgtgtgtgcgcgtgtatcaggcaatattttatttcaaaacaagtcGAAAATCCCCTTCACATCctctttaatatttaatgtattttgggAATAGCCGGCGACATTCAATTAAAAAAGGTTGCAAGGTGAAAAATGTATCACAGTCTAGGCGTACCCTGTCTCCTCGAAAAACTGAGAATACCATAAAACCACTTCACCTTGAAATCCTCCCAAAGGCGTTTAGGCCGCAGCATGGTAGTGACTGAGTATAGTCCTGTTGGCATTAATGCGCCGCAGCTCAACGCCACGGATATCAACGGCTCGTCGACATATGGATCAAATATGCAAATCGCACACAACAAAGAATCCGTGCTAAAAATAAGGTACAATTCATAATTCAAAACCCAACGAAGCTCAGCAaaatttctgtctttatataaaacattcagtgtCATGTTTTGGAGAACTGGATACCAGTAAAAGAAATCTGACATGCATTATTACCGTCTTATTCAAAGAGGCATTGCAGGCAGGGGCATCCAAGCGGCCATATAAGCGAAAAGCCTCTGAAGCGCAGCCAAACGCGCCTCGCATCAGGCCCACTCAAAACATGTGTTTAGGGTATTGTGAAACTTTGGGGATTCTTCTCTAAAAAACAAGAACTTCATCTTCCTTGTGCTGATTAAGTCAGAAACAAAACCTGTAAGAAACTTATTTTAACCACCTtacccaccaaaaaaaaaaaaaaaaaaaatcaatcaatgcCAATGATACGTCTTACGGTTATTAGACCTATATCACTGTTACGGAATATGAGAATACGCCGTAGCAGGaaacatttgcacttttttgtcacactttttaatgaaaatacttCAATTACTTTGGAAAGAATTCAGAGGAAACGGCTTTTCATGTTCTGCTCAGAATTACGCTGCATTACAAAACAACCTTTAATTATTTCGCAAAAAAGGGGGAACGTTATTTGATGTTGTGGCTTTGGTAGATTTCATCTGTTTCGATTTCACTCCCATTAATATTCTGGTGGGGAaacataatataaataatataaaacataatcCATCAAAAAGTTACCGTTCTCCAGGAAAACACGGGGTTTAGAATAAGTCAGACGACACAAGCTGCCACGTGCGCAGAGCAATATGCAGGAAACATGACAGAGTACATCAAGAGGTAGGTCTTTGACGAAAGGCATGAAATCCCCCGCCGAGGAAATCTGAGCAAAGTGATGGTATCTCCTGTTACCCTCTGTGGACATTCAGTGAAGAATTAAATTTGCCATTCCAGAGAATAATATTAGTTTTAAGCAAGACGGTGTAAAATACGTGAATCACTGCAATTTGTGTAAAAAACTGTTTATTCTGTGTCATCAAATGCAAGATATCAGTGCTGTCTTAAACAAACCTAATTGTCAAGcaatcattgttattattaaaataaactactattttaataatattaacaaaaacaacaacaacaacaacaacaacaacaataataataataataataataataataataataatgttgcCAAGAAGAACCACAAAGACTAAGCGtgagggagaaataaaaaatacagttgCATTTTATTACAAGCCATTAGAGAAGATTTGCTaagcattttatttcttttatttaacagTCTGAAAAGTCGAATTTGATAGAGGCTTTTGTAAAGAGATACGGTGTAACTTAAAACTGGTCCCTCCTGTTTATtagtcagccaatcagagcccgATCCTGCCTCCCCCTCCATTCAGACAACTATTTAGCATCAGAGACTAGGAtaaagtttccaaaaaaattaGGAAAAAACTTCCCGTGAGAGGATCACTGTGCCAAGCTTTAGATATAGAAAGTTGTACATCCCAAGCTAAACCGCTTTAGAAGAGCACACAGCTGGAGGAGAAAAGATAAACATCCATACTTTTAAACCTTACTGCCTGTCTTGCACACACGGATATACTTTCTAACCACGGATTCAAAAGTGGAGAACGTTTTTTCTCCTCTAACCttgcatttctttaaaaaagaaatggaagagAGTTCAAGTTCTCCCGTCTCCCCAGTGGATAGCCTAGTGACCAGCGAGGAGGAGTTGGACAGACAACAGAAAAGGTTTggaaggaagaggagacacAGTAAAAAGTCGAGCGAGGACGGCAGTCCGGGTTCCGTTAAACGGAGCAAAAAACCAAGCCCTAGCAGCACACAGTCATATGAGGAGCTGCAGAACCAGCGGGTACTGGCTAACGTCAGGGAGAGGCAAAGGACTCAATCACTAAACGAAGCCTTCGCATCTTTGCGAAAAATTATTCCTACGCTACCATCGGATAAACTCAGCAAGATACAGACACTCAAGCTGGCGTCCAGATACATTGACTTCCTCTATCAGGTGCTGCAAAGCGACGAGATGGACAACAAGATGTCGAGCTGTAGCTATGTTGCGCACGAGAGACTCAGTTACGCTTTCTCGGTGTGGAGGATGGAGGGCGCGTGGTCTATGTCTGCGTCCCACTAGCAGCTAAGATGTCCAGTGAATGCCAAATGGGTGGGTAGCTAATAGTTGACTCATTTAATGTGAAAATAATGCATTCACCAACCGAAATACAACAGCAGTTAATCAGTTGTGCTTTGTCAAGGCTAAGAATAGTTTACCAAAAATCGTTATATAACAACTTCAAGAGCTAAGCAGGGCTGTTTACAACGAGGGCATATGACATGCTTTCCCAAAGAGCCAGTGACTTAGATAACACAGCCACCCATAATACCACCGGTTTTTCACATCACATTGACTCTTCAgcgataataatgataataatagtaataataattataattataattataataatacacGCATGCCATTTCCTTTGATATAGTACTGTccttattgatttattgatggATCTACAGAACACCTATGGGTATGCAAAAGGACGGAACAATACACATAAGAACAAGTATGCTGTTGATCATTTAACACTCTAATTGAATACTTTAGCCAATATTAACACTCTGTTAAAAGCATAACGCGCAATATATTTTAGTTAAGTGACGATGTAAGTTCGTCTTAATTAAAATATAGctgagaggtgaaaaaaaaagttcatttcagGCCTTGAAAGTCATGACAAACTTAGAAAAGTAGGCTGCGCTTAATACTTGACTAGAAGATTCTGCGACCTGTCAGCTCCTGAGGAAAGTGGATCTCATGGGTGAACCAACCTGCATCAAGAGGACCAAGCGGTTCCTCGTGGATAATCTGAATTCACACTGGGACGTTTTCCGGTGCGCGGACCGCAGGGCAGGGAGTGCTCTAATAGCCCGAAGGAACGGGGTTCAAACCAGCGTTTGATGAGGGATGTAAATAGTCTGACTTGTACTCAAAATTACAGTTGTGGTTAAAACATGCCTGAATGATGATTGCATAAAAAGCCCTCGAGCAACTAATGTAACCTGTCTATAGTATTTAAACGTCTACTGAAAGGAAGtttgaacgttttttttgttatacTAGATTCTTTTAATAATACTTTTGATaatttttggtttatttatttaatttatctgTATCAATAGCAGTTGTACAGAAACGTTGTTTAAAATCTAAACGTCTGAAAGCCTGATTCAGGACTTGAATCCGGAGTATTCTGTGCAGTTAAATATCTCTTTGACCTCAAGTTCATGCACAGTCTACACATAGTGAAAAGCAGTATTTTTCTCTGAACCTGAAAAAACAGCACGCTCCGTCTCAACTCTGTTCCACTTTTGATGCGAGTTTCAAATCTGGAGTGTGTACTAAAGAAAGCTTTACGCAGAATGCCGGAACTGTAACACTGATAAAGACGAAAATCAGACCATAGCTCACTGATATGATATAAACAGATAGTGACTGAAAAGGACATTTcgaattcatttaaataaaccgTATACGTCTACCCTGGTCAAAAGGGTCTCAAAAGTGTTTAATCCTACATTTTCGTCTCAATGTAATGCTCCGTAAAACGAAACGAAATAGGCCTACAAAGGTTCGACAGCCCACTGACGAGTCTTGGGGTACAACTTCGTCCATTAGAGTGTTCATGACTATTGAGCTCTCTGCAGCTATGACAGATACGTGTAAGTGCCACCAAACTGAGCCCCCAACTATGATTTTCATAAGTTTGTCCACGTTCATAAATCAGACAAAACGGATTTAATGATCAAGCTAAATAGAGATAGTTCGTGTCCTTCAAATGCGTGAGCTTCACATAGTTTAGAAAATGTTCTAAAATATATTGTCATTTAGTTTTATATCATATCatttatatctgtatttatCTAAATCCTGAAAAATACTGTGCTATTAACGATGTCTTTGGGCAATATAACTGCTCCAAACTCCGTACAAAGAGAAGGTAGGCATGTCACCAACACCGGGCGATGCCTTATCATGCCATTATCatttgtaataaaaaataacTTGTTTAGATTCCTGTGTTGACAAATTCGAAGAGAGGCGAAAGAAGGCAGGTGCATAACCCAATTTCCCGAACTATAAATTACGCAGTTACAGTGCAGCGCTGTTTTCCAGTGACGTAATTGCGCGCAGTGATTTATGCAACATGTTTAAACTAATTTTTTTCCGGTATTGGCATGTGGTTCCACTTAAGCTCAAATAATTGTTTCATTAATTACTTCCCATACCTTGGATTTTTTCTTACGAATACTCTGTGTAGTCTTTGACATATTTTAGTACAATGTGCCACCGGAAAAatatctcactcactcttttttgAAATGGGTTCATCACAGGTCAAATGCGTGGTCTTTGGTATAGCCTACATTATCAATTTCTTTCTGCTTCTTTATCTTACAGACTGTTTACTTCCACTAAGAACGAAGACACCTAAGGATTTATTAAAGAACCTTCCAACCTCAAAAGATGGGCGAGAGTCAAGACACGTAATGTGATTCACATGTACGGACTTGGGCACTTGGAGTGTTAACATGCAACCCTGACCGCGACATTATCAAGAGTAAAGGAATCTATTCTACCCGTATAGCTTACctattcagacagacagacagacagacagacagagaaagaaagatggagagagagggagagagagagagagatattttatGTTGGCCAAAAACATTTAATCTTTTCACAATTTTATTCTTAATGTCGTTATGGTGATAGTGCAGGAAAGCCATCTGTTATCTTTAAGGGaacta is a window of Chanos chanos chromosome 10, fChaCha1.1, whole genome shotgun sequence DNA encoding:
- the twist2 gene encoding twist-related protein 2, with product MEESSSSPVSPVDSLVTSEEELDRQQKRFGRKRRHSKKSSEDGSPGSVKRSKKPSPSSTQSYEELQNQRVLANVRERQRTQSLNEAFASLRKIIPTLPSDKLSKIQTLKLASRYIDFLYQVLQSDEMDNKMSSCSYVAHERLSYAFSVWRMEGAWSMSASH